A region of Chrysiogenia bacterium DNA encodes the following proteins:
- a CDS encoding GNAT family N-acetyltransferase: protein MDARNYNADEILRDGGSIHLRAIRPDDKQRLLDLFHRLSQETIYFRFFRAKKRLSDEELQGFTELDFVDRVALVATLRNAEDERIIAVGRYSVLDLGKDAPKTAEVAFAVQDEYQGRGIGTLLLDHLIPIARAHGIVEFEADVLGENNRMLEVFSKSGFEIKRSLEEGVFHFLFPTKETDEHRGARLQRERVATASSVRNFFEPQSVAVIGASDKGGSIGGALLSNLRKAGFAGKLYPVHPSLKEIDGLACVASVTEIEGKVDLALIAVPAAGVESVIHDCSAKGIRSVVVISAGFAETDENGAEAEARLRTLVRESGLRMVGPNCMGIQNTDRRVSMNATFAAAMPPAGSIGVLTQSGALGIAILDYVKERGLGVSSFVSVGNSADVSSNDLLAYWAEDPATDVIVLYLESFGDPRKFAQIAPEVARKKPIVAVKSGRSQAGSRAASSHSAALASLDVAVDALFDQAGVIRTNTLKELFDVAALLSSQPPPPGPRVAVITNAGGPGILLADACESLGLKLPELSSLTRARLESVLPPAASLANPVDMIASATPEQYEEVIEIVGRDSEVDCVVVIYVPVQVTKFSDIAAGIAKGAGTVPREKPVMSVLLTSQKTPHKLHTGKRGAIPAFRFPEDAAQALAAA, encoded by the coding sequence GTGGACGCCCGCAACTACAACGCCGATGAGATCCTGCGCGATGGTGGCTCCATTCACCTGCGGGCCATCCGGCCCGACGACAAGCAACGCCTGCTCGATCTGTTTCATCGCCTGAGCCAGGAAACGATCTATTTCCGCTTCTTCCGGGCGAAGAAGCGGCTTTCCGACGAGGAGCTCCAGGGTTTTACCGAGCTCGACTTCGTGGACCGCGTCGCGCTGGTCGCGACGCTACGCAATGCCGAGGACGAGCGCATCATCGCCGTGGGTCGCTACAGCGTGCTCGACCTGGGAAAAGACGCTCCCAAAACTGCTGAAGTCGCCTTTGCCGTGCAGGACGAATACCAGGGGCGCGGCATCGGCACGCTGCTACTCGATCACCTCATCCCCATCGCACGCGCCCACGGTATCGTGGAGTTCGAGGCCGACGTGCTCGGCGAGAACAACCGCATGCTGGAGGTTTTTTCCAAGAGCGGTTTCGAGATCAAGCGATCCCTCGAAGAGGGCGTCTTTCACTTCCTCTTTCCCACCAAGGAAACCGACGAGCACCGCGGCGCGCGCCTGCAGCGCGAGCGCGTGGCGACCGCTTCGAGCGTGCGCAACTTCTTCGAGCCGCAATCGGTTGCCGTCATCGGCGCCTCCGACAAGGGGGGTTCCATCGGCGGAGCGCTGCTCTCGAACCTGCGCAAGGCCGGCTTTGCCGGCAAGCTTTATCCGGTGCACCCGAGCCTCAAGGAGATTGACGGGCTCGCCTGCGTTGCCAGCGTCACTGAGATCGAGGGCAAGGTCGACCTGGCGCTCATCGCCGTTCCTGCGGCGGGCGTAGAAAGCGTCATCCACGACTGCTCTGCCAAGGGCATTCGCTCGGTGGTGGTGATCTCGGCGGGCTTTGCCGAGACTGACGAGAACGGCGCCGAGGCGGAGGCGCGCCTTCGCACGCTGGTACGCGAGTCGGGCCTGCGCATGGTGGGGCCCAACTGCATGGGCATTCAGAACACCGACAGGCGCGTGTCCATGAACGCCACCTTCGCCGCCGCCATGCCCCCCGCGGGCAGCATCGGCGTGCTCACCCAGAGCGGCGCGCTGGGCATTGCCATTCTCGACTACGTGAAGGAACGCGGGCTGGGCGTCTCCAGCTTCGTCTCCGTGGGCAACAGTGCCGACGTCTCCAGCAACGACCTGCTCGCTTACTGGGCCGAAGACCCGGCCACCGATGTCATCGTTCTGTACCTCGAGAGCTTCGGCGACCCGCGCAAGTTCGCGCAGATCGCCCCGGAGGTTGCGCGCAAGAAGCCCATCGTCGCGGTGAAGTCCGGGCGCTCCCAGGCGGGAAGCCGCGCGGCGTCAAGCCACTCGGCCGCGCTGGCGAGCCTCGACGTGGCAGTCGATGCCCTCTTCGACCAGGCGGGCGTCATTCGCACGAACACCCTCAAGGAACTCTTCGACGTCGCTGCCCTGCTCTCCTCACAGCCGCCCCCGCCGGGGCCGCGCGTGGCCGTTATTACGAACGCGGGCGGTCCGGGAATCCTGCTCGCCGATGCGTGCGAGTCGCTGGGGCTCAAGCTTCCCGAGCTCTCCTCGCTCACGCGGGCCCGTCTGGAAAGCGTGCTGCCCCCGGCAGCGAGCCTGGCCAACCCCGTGGACATGATCGCCTCGGCGACGCCCGAGCAGTATGAAGAAGTCATCGAGATCGTCGGTCGCGACAGCGAGGTCGACTGCGTCGTGGTGATCTACGTGCCCGTGCAGGTGACCAAATTCTCCGACATCGCTGCGGGCATCGCCAAGGGCGCGGGCACTGTGCCGCGCGAGAAGCCCGTGATGAGCGTGCTGCTCACCTCGCAGAAGACGCCCCACAAGCTCCACACAGGGAAGCGCGGCGCCATTCCCGCCTTCCGCTTTCCAGAGGACGCCGCCCAGGCACTTGCCGCCGCGC
- a CDS encoding DNA starvation/stationary phase protection protein, with protein sequence MKIDTGIPEADRQSIADGLGKVLGDSYSLYLKTHYYHWNVTGPMFQTLHLLFETHYTELALAVDQIAERIRALGFPAPGTYSQFAKLTSVKEDTDVPKAQDMIRNLVEAHETVIRTSRALLPKAEDVHDQVTADLLTQRLDVHEKTAWMLRSLLE encoded by the coding sequence ATGAAGATCGACACCGGAATTCCCGAAGCTGACCGCCAGAGCATCGCCGACGGACTCGGCAAGGTGCTCGGCGATTCCTACAGCCTGTATCTCAAGACGCACTACTATCACTGGAACGTCACGGGTCCCATGTTCCAGACCCTGCACCTTCTGTTCGAGACCCACTACACCGAGCTCGCCCTGGCCGTGGACCAGATTGCCGAGCGCATCCGCGCCCTGGGCTTCCCGGCGCCGGGCACCTACAGCCAGTTTGCCAAGCTCACCTCGGTCAAGGAAGACACCGACGTGCCCAAGGCGCAGGACATGATCCGCAACCTTGTCGAAGCCCACGAGACCGTCATCCGCACCTCCCGCGCGCTGCTGCCCAAGGCCGAGGACGTCCACGACCAGGTCACCGCCGACCTGCTCACCCAGCGTCTCGACGTGCACGAGAAGACCGCATGGATGCTCCGCAGCCTGCTCGAATAG